A single genomic interval of Spinacia oleracea cultivar Varoflay chromosome 6, BTI_SOV_V1, whole genome shotgun sequence harbors:
- the LOC110779949 gene encoding uncharacterized protein — MLFEYSSSSESADENPYGEVDRMVDDFVTHHLPNTFFPRGPRLRNANDTIPIPADRNHEEGHSRLFNDYFAKNPRRNAAGKLGLSGLQKCTAAIRMLAYGLAPDAIDEYLRMGETTSKKSLLHFTQGVIKHFEEDYLRSPTDEDLRRILYQNEMCGFPGMIGSIDCMHWEWKTCPTAWRGQYQGRSGKASLILEAVADQDLWIWHSFFGIPGSSNDLNVLHRSPVFDDVLTGKASPIIFQVNGHEYNMGYYLTDGIYPIWATFIQGFSRPQLETERLFANRQAHVRKDVERAFGVLQARFAILRQPSLAYDEDILGDIMNACIILHNMIVKDERDMYVRADVLRRYYEEDLSSLTATVNNGKPFEFQIGQPFSINALLGRITALRSSQIHHSLKEDLIEHNWQKYGGNNH, encoded by the exons atgttatttgAATACAGTTCAAGCTCAGAATCTGCTGATGAAAATCCATACGGAGAAGTTGATCGAATGGTTGACGATTTTGTCACTCATCACTTACCAAACACATTCTTTCCACGAGGTCCTAGACTTCGAAATGCGAATGATACCATTCCGATTCCAGCAGATAGAAACCATGAAGAAGGGCATAGCCGCTTGTTTAATGATTACTTTGCGAAAAATCCA AGAAGAAATGCTGCCGGAAAATTAGGGTTATCAGGATTGCAAAAATGCACTGCGGCTATCAGAATGTTAGCGTATGGTTTGGCTCCGGATGCAATTGATGAATATCTGCGAATGGGTGAAACAACTTCAAAAAAATCATTATTACATTTCACTCAAGGGGTAATCAAGCATTTTGAAGAGGATTACCTAAGAAGTCCTACAGATGAAGACTTAAGGAGGATCCTTTATCAAAATGAAATGTGCGGATTTCCAGGCATGATCGGTAGTATTGATTGTATGCACTGGGAATGGAAGACCTGTCCTACTGCATGGAGAGGTCAATACCAAGGACGCAGCGGGAAAGCGTCCCTAATTCTTGAAGCTGTTGCAGATCAAGATCTATGGATTTGGCATTCATTTTTTGGTATTCCTGGTTCATCTAATGACCTTAATGTTCTGCACCGTTCTCCTGtttttgatgatgttttgacaGGTAAGGCATCTCCTATAATTTTTCAGGTGAACGGACATGAATACAACATGGGGTACTACCTCACAGATGGTATTTATCCAATTTGGGCTACGTTCATTCAAGGATTTTCTCGTCCCCAACTTGAAACGGAAAGGTTGTTTGCTAACAGACAAGCGCATGTTCGTAAGGATGTTGAACGTGCGTTTGGAGTTTTGCAAGCAAGATTCGCCATTTTACGACAACCATCTCTGGCTTACGATGAAGATATATTAGGCGATATAATGAACGCTTGTATCATCTTACACAACATGATAGTTAAGGATGAACGAGATATGTATGTCCGAGCTGATGTGTTACGAAGGTACTATGAAGAAGACCTTTCGAGCTTAACCGCAACAGTGAATAATGGTAAACCCTTTGAGTTCCAGATTGGACAACCCTTCTCCATTAACGCATTATTGGGGAGAATAACAGCTTTGCGTAGCAGTCAAATTCATCACTCTTTGAAAGAGGATTTAATTGAGCATAACTGGCAAAAATATGGAGGCAATAATCATTAA